CCGGTCTGCTGGTCAATGACCGGCGCGGCATTGGTGAGGGCGGCGCCATCCACTTCAACATGATTCAGGACCGGCCATTGCCGCGAATTATCCGCTGCCGGTATCATCGTGATACCGCCAACATTACGCGCACTGCCCGCTGTCGCGACGAGCTGGAAGGTCATTTTAGCGGTCGTGCCCAGAAGCGCCTTGATCCGCTCCGGGTCGCTCACGCCGGGCAACTCCACCACAATCCGATCTTCACCCTGACGCGTGATCTGCGGGTCAACGGCGCCTGTGCCATCTATGCGGCGGCGGACAATCTCAATCGTCTGCGCCATCGCCTCACGCGCGCGCATTTGCAAAACCTGATGGTTGAGGGCGACCTCAATCCTCGCCTGCGCACGTTGCACACTGAATTCATCCGGTGAGGCGCGGGGGAGATCATTGACGACTTTGAAAGCGGCATCGGCCTCCTGCTCATCCCGAGGATAAAAATGGAGCGTCCGCGTTTTTGAGTCGATCGAGAATTGCCGGTAGCCTAGCCCTGCATCCGTCAGACTATGCTTGATATCGTCCTCAAGCGCGGTCAGGCGATCACTGGAGAGCGTCTCGGTATTGACCTGAAGCAGGAGGTACGATCCCCCCTGAAGGTCAAGCCCCAGATGGACCTGACGCCAGGGAAGGTGATAGGGCGCCTGACGCACAAAATTCGGGACGCATAGCAGAAGCCCGGCGAAGCAGATGGCGAGCACGCCGAGGAGTGTGAAGCGATTATAACGGATCATCGGCCGTCGCAGTATCCTTATTGCCTGTGCGGGAGTATAGCAGATAACGCAGATTTGTCCTAGCGCCTGAGGATGGCGTGTGCCTTGGCGTGATGCAACTCCCTTTATGGGTGATAAAGGCTTTGTAAAAGCCTCCGCTTTCTGAATTGTTTTTTAGGGTGATGACATGACTTTCCGTTCCGGTGCATCAGCGATGCGGCCCCTGCGTGTAGGATTGATCGGGGCAGGGCATTTCGGGCGGTTTCACGCTCTGAAATCGCGCGCATCCAACCGGGAAACGCTTGAAATCCTTTATGACCCTGACCCGTCGCGTGCGCAGAGCGTCGCGCGTGAGGTCGGGTGCGACGTGGCTGAAGATATTCCGGCCCTGCTGGCGCGAGTTGAGGCCGTCATCATCGCGGCCCCGGCGGAGCACCATTACGCGCTGGCCGCCACATGTCTTGAAGCCCGGAAACATGTCTTGATCGAGAAACCCATCGCCGCAACGCGTGAAGAGGGGGAGAAGCTCGGTGCGCTCGCCGCGGCGCAAAATTGCGTGCTCCAGGTTGGCCACCTCCTTCGTTATTCAGCGGAGCATGAGGCGATTTCAACCCGTGTGACAAAGCCCATTTATATCGAGGCCACGCGCATCGCGCCTTTCAAGGATCGTGGCACAGATGTCTCGGTCATTCTCGATCTGATGATCCATGATCTTGACCTCGTCCTCTCCCTCGTGCGCAGCCCGATCCGCGATATTGATGCGTTGGGTGTCGCGGTGTCCAGCGCGCATGAGGACATTGCCAATGCGCGTGTCCGGTTTGAAAATGGGTGCGTGGCCACGATCACCGCCAGCCGTATTTCCCTGAAGACTGAGCGAAAAATGCGGATTTTCGGCGCAGAAGGTTATCTATCCGCTGACTTCATGAAGCGTGAGCTGACTTTTATCGGTCGGGAGCGGGGACTTCCCTTACCCGGCACTGGCGGTTTCCGACGGGAGGCCATTCTTTGGGCGGATCACGATAACATCGAAGCCGAACACGAGGCTTTTGTCGCGTCCTGCCAGGATGGCGCGCCGGTCCTCGTCAATGCGGAAGCGGGGATCCGCGCGCTTGACGCGGCGCTTCAGATCACCGCCTGTATCGAGGAATCGCGCGCCCGTGTGCTCGCCTCCGGATTGGGGCAACTCCCCTAAGCGTCAGGAGGCGCGGAGAGGGCGCTTTTTTTGAGTTCAAGCGTGAGCCATTGTTCTTCCGCGGCTTCAAGCGCCTCCTCGCTTTGCGCCAGTTTTTCGGTGAGGGTGCTGAAGCGTGCCGGGTCTTTCTGATAAAGATCAGGTTGCGCGAGTTCCGCCGTCATACGGGAAATCGCTCCCTCTAATTTGCTGATGCGTTCTGGCAGTTGATCCAGGGCCCGTTGATCATTGTAGCTTAGTTTCCGGCTCGGCAGGGAGGGCTTGTTGGAGGGGGCTTTGCGTTCGGTCGTCACATCTTCCCGCGATGTGGGGCTCTTCAGGGGTTGGGAAAGCGCCGCGATGTCGGCATAGCCGCCCGCATACTCCGTCCAGCGCCCTTCTCCCTCCGCGACCAGCGTCGACGTGACGATACGGTCAAGAAAGTCGCGATCATGGCTGACCAGCAGGACGGTGCCCGCGTAATTCTCCAGCCATTCGAGCAGAACTTCCAACGTATCAAGGTCGAGATCGTTGGTCGGCTCATCAAGTATGAGAAAATTTGTCGGGGTCAGAAGGGCTTTCGCGAGGGCCAAGCGGCCGCGTTCACCTCCGGAAAGGGCGCTGACCGGTGTCCGTGCCTGCTCAGGGCGGAAGAGAAAATCCTTCATGTAACCTATAACGTGGCGCGTCTGGCCGGCACATTGCACCATGTCGCCCTTGCCATCCGTCAGACTTTCGACCAGCGTGCGTGATGGGTCGAGTGTTTCACGTCTCTGGTCAATCACGATGGGCTGGATGGAAGGGCCCAACGCGACACGACCGTGATCCGGCGTCAGTTCACCTGTGATGAGCTTGAGCAGCGTTGTCTTGCCTGACCCGTTCGGCCCGATAATGCCAATACGGTCGCCGCGCAATATTTTGAGGTTGAGGTTCTGAACAAGGCAGCGATCACCGAAAGATTTGCCGAGTGCCTCA
This genomic stretch from Candidatus Kirkpatrickella diaphorinae harbors:
- a CDS encoding Gfo/Idh/MocA family protein, producing the protein MTFRSGASAMRPLRVGLIGAGHFGRFHALKSRASNRETLEILYDPDPSRAQSVAREVGCDVAEDIPALLARVEAVIIAAPAEHHYALAATCLEARKHVLIEKPIAATREEGEKLGALAAAQNCVLQVGHLLRYSAEHEAISTRVTKPIYIEATRIAPFKDRGTDVSVILDLMIHDLDLVLSLVRSPIRDIDALGVAVSSAHEDIANARVRFENGCVATITASRISLKTERKMRIFGAEGYLSADFMKRELTFIGRERGLPLPGTGGFRREAILWADHDNIEAEHEAFVASCQDGAPVLVNAEAGIRALDAALQITACIEESRARVLASGLGQLP
- a CDS encoding ABC-F family ATP-binding cassette domain-containing protein, with amino-acid sequence MDAPLLTLQNISLSLGGPPLLSDAALSVHERDRICVVGRNGCGKSTLLKIASGEILPDGGQRFLQPGTRVIYVPQEPTPGDAKTVFDYVVAALPPARHFRARSLISEVGLTPDKNAAALSGGEMRRAALARAFAAEPDLLLLDEPTNHLDLPTILWLETALRRLNAAVIFISHDRQFLKNMSRGVLWIHQGQTHRLSEGFEKFESWRDDFLEEEERSAHKLDRQIAREEDWMRYGVTARRKRNMRRVAELGALRKERSELLSRRRGAMSLEARTTLAGGKLAADIEALGKSFGDRCLVQNLNLKILRGDRIGIIGPNGSGKTTLLKLITGELTPDHGRVALGPSIQPIVIDQRRETLDPSRTLVESLTDGKGDMVQCAGQTRHVIGYMKDFLFRPEQARTPVSALSGGERGRLALAKALLTPTNFLILDEPTNDLDLDTLEVLLEWLENYAGTVLLVSHDRDFLDRIVTSTLVAEGEGRWTEYAGGYADIAALSQPLKSPTSREDVTTERKAPSNKPSLPSRKLSYNDQRALDQLPERISKLEGAISRMTAELAQPDLYQKDPARFSTLTEKLAQSEEALEAAEEQWLTLELKKSALSAPPDA